The Shewanella sp. MTB7 genome includes a window with the following:
- the galU gene encoding UTP--glucose-1-phosphate uridylyltransferase GalU: MKVVIPVAGLGTRMLPATKAIPKEMLPLVDKPLIQYIVDECVKAGAKEIVLVTHASKNAIENHFDTSYELESTLEKRVKRQLLEEVQAICPKDVTIMHVRQGEAKGLGHAVLCAKPCIGNNPFAVVLPDVILDEYTADQTSENLAAMIGRYNSTKSSQIMVAPVPMEDVNKYGIADCNGADIAPGDSSKINAMVEKPAIHEAPSNLAVVGRYVLSEKIWDLLAKTPAGAGDEIQLTDAIDMLIESDTVEAFHMTGKSHDCGDKLGYMTAFVEYGLRNEKFGKEFRQNLKQLIKS, translated from the coding sequence ATGAAAGTTGTTATTCCGGTTGCTGGTCTAGGTACTCGCATGTTGCCCGCAACAAAAGCAATCCCTAAAGAAATGCTGCCGTTAGTCGATAAGCCGCTTATTCAATATATCGTCGATGAGTGCGTTAAAGCAGGTGCTAAAGAGATCGTACTGGTCACTCATGCTAGTAAGAATGCTATCGAAAATCATTTTGATACCTCATATGAACTTGAGTCTACTCTTGAAAAACGTGTAAAACGTCAATTGCTTGAAGAGGTTCAAGCGATCTGTCCTAAAGACGTAACCATAATGCATGTGCGTCAGGGAGAGGCTAAAGGGCTTGGTCATGCTGTGCTTTGTGCAAAACCTTGTATTGGTAATAATCCGTTTGCCGTGGTATTGCCTGACGTTATTCTTGATGAATATACTGCAGATCAAACCAGTGAAAACTTGGCGGCTATGATAGGACGTTACAATTCGACTAAGTCTAGCCAGATCATGGTTGCTCCAGTGCCAATGGAAGATGTTAATAAATACGGTATTGCAGATTGTAATGGAGCCGATATTGCGCCTGGTGACTCATCTAAGATTAATGCCATGGTAGAGAAGCCTGCTATTCACGAGGCACCATCTAATTTAGCCGTTGTTGGTCGTTATGTATTATCAGAAAAAATTTGGGATTTGCTTGCGAAAACTCCTGCAGGTGCAGGTGATGAAATACAGTTAACGGATGCTATTGATATGTTGATTGAGTCAGATACTGTCGAAGCCTTCCATATGACAGGTAAGTCCCATGATTGTGGGGACAAGCTTGGTTATATGACCGCATTTGTCGAGTATGGACTCAGAAATGAAAAGTTTGGTAAGGAGTTTCGTCAAAACTTAAAGCAGTTAATTAAGAGCTGA
- a CDS encoding thioredoxin domain-containing protein, whose translation MTEWPAAVLADTELNAAFQARKNWLLSRKIITSSNSEPQHINQLILSDSPYLLSHSLQPIEWLEWQQHFESDFQSNGKLIFISIGYSTCHWCHVMAAESFDDIEVAAILNANYISVKVDREQWPLVDEKFKSALEQLKGEAGWPINVVLTPEGKIVWIDSYVNKDKFSKVIQGLAKRWHKKPGAIENLAKRIDSKLNVSLGAYGTAQEKGLSKRALPKKKWRQLLPKLHKDIYEALVAEQESKGLRFFRAYWSIGLLDEYIRTGNVQLLTTVETHLETILLSPVYDMVDGGFHRYSVDGQSQIPHFEKMLYTQANMMRVLAKAYAITGKKHYLIALEQTSDWVELWLKNEVGYSSAVSALSDGEEGRYYFIKDNIEAQKRTKQLATIENLATDWRETTQYQKLHDYRKAKIRPQIDEKVIVSWNSLYAISLLEAYEVTQESKYLNRATLLLDSLWISARPDNTLFRTLSHGRASIPAQVEDYAWFGLV comes from the coding sequence TTGACGGAATGGCCTGCAGCCGTACTAGCAGACACTGAGCTAAACGCTGCTTTTCAAGCCCGAAAAAATTGGCTCCTGAGCCGCAAGATTATTACGTCGAGTAACAGCGAACCTCAACATATCAATCAATTGATTCTCTCTGACTCCCCTTATCTGCTTAGTCATTCTTTACAGCCAATTGAGTGGCTTGAATGGCAGCAACATTTTGAGTCTGATTTTCAAAGTAATGGCAAATTGATTTTTATCTCTATCGGCTACTCGACCTGCCACTGGTGTCACGTTATGGCTGCAGAGAGTTTCGATGATATTGAAGTTGCTGCAATTCTAAATGCTAATTATATCAGTGTAAAAGTTGATCGTGAGCAGTGGCCCCTTGTAGATGAAAAATTTAAGTCAGCACTTGAACAACTCAAAGGGGAAGCGGGTTGGCCAATTAATGTGGTATTAACGCCTGAAGGGAAGATTGTCTGGATTGATTCCTATGTGAACAAAGATAAGTTCTCTAAGGTGATACAAGGCTTGGCTAAACGATGGCACAAAAAGCCCGGGGCAATAGAAAATTTAGCTAAGCGAATTGATAGTAAGTTGAATGTGAGTTTAGGTGCCTATGGAACAGCTCAAGAAAAAGGGTTATCTAAAAGAGCGCTCCCTAAAAAAAAGTGGCGTCAGTTACTGCCTAAATTGCACAAAGATATTTACGAGGCATTAGTCGCGGAGCAAGAGAGTAAAGGTCTGAGGTTTTTTCGAGCATATTGGTCTATTGGCTTACTGGACGAGTACATAAGAACCGGAAATGTACAGTTACTAACTACAGTTGAAACTCATCTTGAAACAATCTTGCTAAGTCCTGTTTATGACATGGTCGATGGTGGGTTCCATCGATATTCAGTGGATGGTCAGTCGCAGATCCCTCATTTTGAGAAGATGTTATATACCCAAGCCAATATGATGCGCGTGCTAGCCAAAGCTTATGCCATTACAGGTAAGAAACACTACCTTATCGCTTTAGAGCAAACATCGGACTGGGTTGAGCTCTGGCTTAAAAACGAGGTGGGTTATTCATCGGCGGTTTCAGCACTGTCTGATGGCGAGGAGGGGAGATATTACTTTATTAAAGATAATATCGAAGCTCAAAAGAGAACTAAACAGTTAGCCACTATTGAAAATTTAGCAACAGACTGGCGAGAAACAACACAGTATCAAAAGCTCCATGATTATCGTAAGGCAAAAATAAGACCTCAAATTGATGAGAAAGTGATTGTTAGCTGGAACAGCCTATATGCCATTTCGTTACTGGAAGCTTATGAAGTGACTCAGGAATCAAAATATCTCAATAGAGCCACACTATTGCTTGATTCACTTTGGATCTCAGCTAGGCCAGATAACACTCTTTTTCGTACTTTATCTCATGGTCGAGCCTCTATTCCTGCTCAAGTGGAGGATTATGCTTGGTTTGGCCTTGTTTAA
- a CDS encoding polysaccharide biosynthesis protein, with protein MDFFQVLFSLNRTNKRLVSVGIDTLCLLISFWLAIIVRTDSMSSIGNTGYWMLIAMVWPISILAFMKLGLYRAVLRYLSLQALTAILFGVLISTVSLVIISYFANLGLPRTVPVIFAAFALVLIGGSRGIIRAVVGSGMKREGEPVIIYGAGVSGRQLVTALVQSHEYYPFAFVDDDVTTHGSVIQGVYVHSPSIMRKLIKQKQATKVLLAIPSASRQRRKEILQSLEPLAVQVLTLPAMADLVSGNKHYSDIKEVEIDDLLGRDAVSPREDLLKDNILDKVVMVTGAGGSIGSELCRQILKQEPTKLVLFELSEYGLYSIEKELLATAKENGLVVEIFPLLGSVQRENRVQAVMESFQVQTVYHAAAYKHVPLVEHNVVEGVRNNVFGTMYMARAAIAAKVETFVLISTDKAVRPTNVMGTTKRMAELSLQALAKEKHSTRFCMVRFGNVLGSSGSVVPLFRKQIASGGPVTVTHPEITRFFMTIPEASQLVIQAGAMGKGGDVFVLDMGESVKIVDLAAKMIRLSGFEVQDAINPDGDIPIEFTGLRPGEKLYEELLIGDDVTGTDHERIMTANEAYLSWKELEVILSKLDMACHEFNHELIRDILLKTPTGFNPTDGICDLVWKVKNEQQSVASGQREKVVSLVS; from the coding sequence ATGGATTTTTTTCAGGTATTGTTTTCTTTAAATCGAACCAACAAACGGTTAGTCAGTGTCGGAATTGATACATTATGTCTACTGATATCATTCTGGCTGGCAATCATTGTACGTACAGATTCGATGAGTTCAATTGGTAATACAGGCTACTGGATGTTGATTGCGATGGTTTGGCCGATTAGCATACTTGCTTTTATGAAATTGGGTTTATATCGAGCGGTACTTAGGTATTTAAGCTTACAAGCATTAACCGCTATTCTGTTCGGGGTGCTTATATCGACTGTTAGCTTAGTTATTATCTCCTACTTTGCTAATTTAGGCTTGCCACGAACTGTACCTGTTATATTTGCTGCGTTTGCTTTGGTGTTAATAGGTGGTTCCAGAGGTATCATAAGGGCGGTTGTCGGTTCAGGCATGAAGCGAGAAGGCGAGCCCGTAATTATTTATGGTGCAGGCGTCAGCGGAAGACAGCTTGTAACTGCCTTAGTTCAAAGTCATGAATATTATCCTTTTGCCTTTGTAGATGATGATGTGACCACTCACGGAAGTGTGATTCAAGGCGTTTATGTTCACTCCCCTTCAATAATGCGCAAGCTTATTAAGCAAAAACAGGCAACCAAGGTGTTGCTTGCGATACCGAGTGCCTCTCGTCAACGACGAAAAGAGATATTACAGTCTCTGGAGCCTTTAGCTGTTCAAGTGTTGACGTTACCTGCTATGGCTGATCTTGTTAGCGGAAATAAGCATTATAGTGATATTAAAGAGGTTGAAATTGATGATCTCTTAGGACGTGATGCGGTTTCACCCAGAGAAGATCTGCTTAAAGACAATATTTTGGATAAAGTTGTTATGGTCACTGGAGCTGGTGGCTCTATTGGCTCAGAACTTTGTCGTCAAATATTAAAGCAAGAACCGACTAAACTTGTTCTATTTGAACTTTCTGAGTATGGCTTATATTCAATAGAGAAAGAGTTATTGGCTACGGCTAAAGAGAATGGGCTTGTTGTTGAAATTTTTCCCTTGTTAGGCTCCGTACAACGAGAAAATCGTGTTCAAGCTGTGATGGAGTCATTTCAGGTTCAAACTGTGTACCACGCAGCAGCCTATAAACATGTGCCTCTCGTTGAACATAATGTGGTCGAAGGGGTGCGTAACAATGTATTTGGTACCATGTATATGGCTCGCGCTGCTATTGCTGCAAAAGTTGAAACATTTGTGCTTATTTCGACAGATAAAGCAGTTCGCCCTACCAATGTGATGGGCACAACTAAACGTATGGCTGAGCTGTCTTTGCAGGCTCTAGCGAAAGAGAAACACTCAACGCGTTTTTGTATGGTGAGATTTGGCAATGTACTTGGGTCATCAGGTTCTGTTGTGCCCTTGTTTAGAAAACAGATAGCGTCCGGTGGGCCTGTAACGGTCACCCATCCTGAAATCACTCGATTCTTTATGACAATACCTGAAGCCTCTCAGCTGGTGATTCAGGCCGGTGCGATGGGTAAAGGCGGCGATGTGTTTGTTTTGGACATGGGTGAGTCGGTAAAAATTGTCGATTTAGCGGCTAAAATGATCCGCCTAAGTGGCTTTGAAGTGCAAGATGCAATTAACCCTGATGGTGATATCCCAATAGAGTTTACCGGTCTTCGCCCTGGAGAGAAGTTATACGAGGAACTGCTTATCGGTGATGATGTTACTGGTACAGATCATGAACGAATTATGACTGCCAATGAAGCTTATCTTTCATGGAAGGAGTTAGAAGTTATTCTTAGTAAACTGGATATGGCCTGTCACGAATTTAACCATGAACTTATTCGCGATATTTTGTTAAAAACCCCAACAGGTTTTAATCCAACCGATGGGATCTGTGATCTTGTGTGGAAAGTGAAGAATGAACAACAAAGTGTAGCAAGCGGACAAAGAGAAAAGGTTGTTTCTTTAGTTTCTTAA
- the rfbD gene encoding dTDP-4-dehydrorhamnose reductase, which yields MMAETLNKLTDNLKVLIIGKHGQLARTLVDTVPNNIELLSLARSNINLLDLSNVDKVITAFQPEVVINASGYTNVESAESNATAAFFINETAVENIASVTSKANIRLIHISSDFVFDGTNKRPYTIDDTPNPLSIYGASKLAGERVLTQLQPHNTSVIRTSWLYSPYGNNFVKTMLNLIAHKELLGVISDQVGSPTHANGLAHFIWQLVALEKLNPIYHWSDLGYTSWYNFAIEIQNIGFNLGLLSRKIPIDPISSSDYPSCVERPKYSVLDTSASQSILTAKDWREELTDVLKKMGK from the coding sequence ATGATGGCAGAGACGTTGAATAAGCTTACCGATAACCTTAAAGTGCTCATTATTGGCAAACATGGGCAACTAGCTCGAACCTTGGTTGATACTGTGCCTAACAATATCGAGCTGTTATCCCTTGCTCGTAGCAATATTAACCTACTTGATCTATCTAATGTAGATAAGGTGATCACAGCATTTCAGCCTGAGGTTGTGATTAACGCGTCAGGTTATACCAATGTCGAGAGCGCTGAATCAAATGCTACCGCAGCATTTTTTATTAATGAAACAGCGGTAGAAAATATTGCCAGCGTAACTTCAAAAGCCAATATTAGATTAATTCATATCTCTAGCGACTTTGTGTTTGATGGCACTAACAAACGACCTTATACAATTGATGACACCCCAAATCCGCTCTCAATATATGGTGCTTCAAAACTCGCTGGTGAGCGAGTACTCACTCAATTACAACCACATAACACATCGGTTATACGCACCTCTTGGCTTTACTCCCCCTATGGCAATAACTTTGTCAAAACCATGCTTAACTTAATAGCTCATAAAGAACTCTTAGGTGTGATTAGCGATCAAGTAGGCAGCCCTACCCATGCAAATGGACTGGCACACTTTATATGGCAACTAGTCGCTTTGGAAAAACTCAACCCTATATACCACTGGAGCGACTTGGGCTACACCTCCTGGTATAACTTTGCTATTGAGATTCAAAATATAGGATTCAATCTTGGATTATTATCTCGAAAAATCCCCATAGATCCTATTTCATCTTCGGATTACCCAAGTTGTGTCGAACGACCTAAATATAGCGTATTAGATACCAGCGCTTCACAATCGATTTTAACAGCTAAAGATTGGCGCGAAGAGCTGACAGATGTTCTGAAAAAGATGGGGAAATGA
- the rfbB gene encoding dTDP-glucose 4,6-dehydratase, translated as MSKTILVTGGAGFVGSALIRYLINETDNVVINLDKLTYAGNLSSLKSIENSERYHFVLGDICDQNLVSETLNNFQPDLIMHLAAESHVDRSIDGPSEFIQTNIIGTYALLEAARHYYPKLTDNKRRGFRFHHISTDEVYGDLGATEMFTEQTRYAPSSPYSASKAASDHLVRAWGRTYQLPVVLSHCSNNYGPYQFPEKLIPLMISHALAGQPLPLYGNGQQIRDWLFVNDHARALYKVASEGNIGESYNIGGMNEKSNFDVVSTICELLEELIPTNPNAHQGKGEDLGFKRLITYVTDRPGHDARYAIDASKIVTELGWQPLETFESGLRKTLIWCLDNLDYYQQPHTNQYQRQGLNKASI; from the coding sequence ATGAGTAAAACTATACTTGTAACCGGTGGGGCTGGCTTTGTCGGCTCAGCTTTAATACGTTATTTGATTAATGAGACTGATAATGTCGTTATTAATTTAGACAAGTTGACGTACGCCGGCAACTTAAGCTCCCTAAAGAGCATAGAAAACTCGGAGCGTTATCACTTTGTACTGGGGGATATTTGCGATCAAAACTTGGTAAGCGAAACATTAAACAATTTTCAGCCGGATTTGATTATGCATTTAGCCGCAGAAAGTCATGTGGATCGCTCAATTGATGGACCTAGCGAGTTTATCCAAACCAATATCATCGGAACCTATGCTTTACTAGAAGCAGCTCGTCATTATTACCCTAAATTGACCGATAATAAACGCCGAGGTTTTCGTTTCCATCATATCTCTACTGATGAAGTGTATGGCGATCTTGGTGCTACAGAGATGTTTACTGAACAGACACGATATGCACCAAGCTCCCCCTACTCAGCCAGTAAGGCAGCATCGGATCATTTGGTTAGAGCATGGGGACGGACTTATCAGCTACCAGTTGTTCTCAGCCATTGTTCTAACAATTATGGTCCCTACCAGTTCCCAGAAAAACTGATCCCTTTGATGATCTCTCATGCCTTAGCGGGTCAACCTTTGCCACTTTATGGTAATGGTCAACAGATCAGAGATTGGTTGTTTGTCAATGATCACGCTCGCGCCCTGTATAAAGTGGCTTCAGAGGGTAACATTGGGGAAAGTTATAATATTGGTGGAATGAATGAGAAGAGTAATTTTGATGTGGTCAGCACCATTTGTGAGTTACTTGAAGAGCTCATCCCCACTAACCCTAATGCACATCAGGGAAAAGGCGAAGATCTCGGTTTCAAAAGATTAATCACCTACGTGACCGATAGACCAGGACATGATGCACGTTACGCTATCGATGCCAGTAAAATAGTCACAGAGCTTGGGTGGCAACCGCTAGAAACATTTGAATCAGGACTCAGAAAGACCCTTATCTGGTGTCTTGATAATCTTGATTACTACCAACAGCCTCACACCAATCAATATCAGAGACAAGGGCTTAATAAAGCAAGCATTTAG
- the rfbC gene encoding dTDP-4-dehydrorhamnose 3,5-epimerase, which translates to MNIISTPISDLKILKPQIFGDERGFFMETFRDAWFREHVADVSFVQENQSLSKYGTLRGMHYQTQQAQGKLIRVISGEVFDVVIDLRRSSSSFGQWFATQLSAENRLQLWVPPGFAHGFYVASSSAEVIYKCTDYYAPQFEQSILWHDTDLAIDWPISVEDTPQLSEKDRNGVKFKNALFFE; encoded by the coding sequence ATGAACATCATCTCAACACCCATTAGTGATCTGAAAATACTTAAACCGCAAATATTCGGTGATGAACGTGGTTTTTTTATGGAAACATTTCGTGATGCTTGGTTTAGAGAACATGTTGCGGATGTGAGCTTTGTACAAGAAAACCAAAGTCTGTCTAAATATGGCACACTACGCGGGATGCATTACCAGACCCAACAAGCACAAGGTAAACTAATTCGAGTTATCTCGGGTGAGGTTTTTGATGTAGTAATCGATCTTAGACGCTCAAGTTCTAGCTTTGGTCAATGGTTTGCAACTCAGCTATCAGCCGAAAACCGGCTTCAGCTATGGGTTCCTCCCGGCTTTGCCCATGGTTTTTATGTTGCATCTTCATCTGCCGAAGTTATCTATAAATGCACCGATTACTATGCACCACAATTTGAACAAAGCATATTATGGCACGATACAGACTTAGCCATAGACTGGCCTATAAGCGTCGAAGATACCCCCCAATTATCAGAAAAAGATCGTAATGGGGTCAAATTTAAAAATGCATTGTTTTTTGAATAA
- the rfbA gene encoding glucose-1-phosphate thymidylyltransferase RfbA has protein sequence MKGIILAGGSGTRLYPLTKVVSKQLLPIYDKPMIYYPIATLMSAGISNILIITTPVDLLNFKALLGDGCDWGISIEYQIQPSPDGLAQAFLLGETFIGDESVALILGDNLFYGHDLIKSLKRAAAQESGATIFGYHVSNPSDYGVVEFDNAGNAISLEEKPQLPKSNYAVPGIYFFDNNVIEFAKNVIPSARGELEITEVINQYLAAGNLNVEIMGRGTAWLDTGTYDHLLQAGQFIETIEKRQGLKVNCPEEMAYRMGYIDDAQLLALAEPLRKSGYGEYLINILSQRVFS, from the coding sequence ATGAAAGGTATTATTTTGGCGGGAGGAAGTGGTACTCGCTTGTATCCCTTAACTAAGGTGGTCAGCAAGCAGTTACTACCCATCTATGATAAGCCCATGATTTACTATCCCATTGCCACACTAATGAGTGCAGGTATTAGCAATATATTGATCATTACCACTCCTGTTGATCTGCTAAATTTTAAAGCTTTACTCGGTGATGGCTGCGATTGGGGCATCTCTATTGAATACCAGATTCAACCGTCGCCTGATGGATTAGCGCAAGCTTTTTTGTTGGGTGAAACCTTTATCGGCGATGAAAGTGTGGCTCTTATCTTAGGCGATAATTTATTTTACGGTCACGACCTGATCAAGTCTCTTAAGCGTGCTGCAGCACAAGAGAGTGGTGCTACCATATTTGGTTACCATGTCTCAAACCCAAGCGATTATGGTGTAGTTGAATTCGATAATGCAGGCAATGCAATATCACTCGAAGAGAAACCCCAGCTGCCAAAATCTAATTATGCTGTTCCGGGCATTTACTTCTTCGATAATAACGTCATAGAATTTGCCAAAAATGTCATTCCATCAGCCCGTGGTGAATTAGAGATCACCGAAGTGATTAATCAATATTTAGCAGCTGGCAACTTGAATGTTGAAATAATGGGCAGAGGTACTGCATGGTTAGATACCGGCACCTATGACCACTTACTACAAGCAGGCCAATTCATTGAAACTATAGAAAAACGTCAAGGACTTAAAGTCAACTGCCCTGAAGAGATGGCTTATAGAATGGGTTATATTGATGACGCACAACTACTTGCACTCGCAGAACCGCTGCGAAAAAGCGGTTACGGGGAGTATTTAATTAATATTTTATCCCAGAGAGTTTTTTCATGA